A genomic stretch from Helianthus annuus cultivar XRQ/B chromosome 1, HanXRQr2.0-SUNRISE, whole genome shotgun sequence includes:
- the LOC110944353 gene encoding eukaryotic translation initiation factor 3 subunit D yields the protein MVGFEIGDVPFNPDGWGPPESTDSSVPILPNHPLNVPFAPFSRSDKLGRIADWTRSNPNRPNNNNNRSNDSAFDFTTDDSFGGALNADEDSTFRLVDGKPPPRPKFGPKWRFQNNRNQLPQRRDEEVEAKKREAEKQRARRDRLYHANRSGGNNPRREAAVFKSSVDIQPEWNMLDQIPFSTFTKLSYSVPDPEDLLICGSLEAYDKTYDRITPKNERRLERFKNRNFFKVTTTDDPIIRRLANEDQATVFATDSILSTLMCAPRSVYSWDIVIQRVGNKLFFDKRDGSQLDLLSVNETSQEPLPEAKDDINSAHSLSVEAAYINQNFSQQVLVRDGNKVTFDEPNPFASEGEEVASVGYRYRRWKLDNDTNLVVRCEVQSYMDVNNQKSFLTLNALNEFDPKYSGVDWRRKLDTQRGAVLATELKNNANKIAKWTAQAILASADMMKLGYVTRVHPRDHFNHVILAVVGYKPREFAGQINLNTSNMWGIVKSIVDLCMKLNEGKYVLVKDPQKPQVRIYEVPADAFENDYVEEPLPEDEQVQPPVENAADENGAKDEVEAKEVKAEA from the coding sequence ATGGTAGGCTTCGAAATCGGCGACGTCCCCTTCAACCCCGACGGTTGGGGTCCACCGGAATCCACCGACTCCTCCGTCCCCATCCTCCCTAACCACCCCCTCAACGTCCCCTTCGCCCCCTTCTCCCGCTCCGACAAGCTCGGCCGCATCGCCGACTGGACCCGATCCAACCCTAACCgccccaacaacaacaacaaccgctcCAACGACTCCGCCTTCGACTTCACCACCGACGATTCCTTCGGCGGCGCCCTCAACGCCGACGAAGACTCCACCTTCCGTTTAGTCGACGGCAAGCCCCCACCGCGCCCTAAGTTTGGCCCCAAATGGAGGTTCCAGAACAACCGGAACCAGCTCCCACAGCGCCGTGACGAGGAGGTGGAGGCGAAGAAACGTGAAGCGGAAAAGCAGCGTGCTCGCCGTGACCGTTTGTACCATGCCAATCGCTCTGGAGGTAATAACCCGAGGCGTGAAGCCGCGGTGTTTAAATCCTCCGTTGATATTCAGCCCGAGTGGAATATGCTTGATCAGATCCCCTTTTCCACCTTTACCAAACTTTCCTATAGCGTTCCTGACCCTGAAGACCTCCTTATCTGCGGTTCCTTAGAAGCCTATGACAAGACTTACGACAGAATCACCCCCAAGAATGAGCGTCGCTTGGAGCGCTTTAAGAACAGGAATTTCTTCAAAGTTACTACTACTGATGATCCCATTATACGCAGGCTTGCAAATGAGGATCAAGCGACCGTCTTTGCCACCGATTCTATCCTTTCCACCCTCATGTGCGCCCCTAGGTCCGTTTATTCTTGGGATATTGTCATTCAGCGTGTTGGTAACAAGCTCTTTTTTGATAAGCGAGATGGCTCCCAGTTGGATTTGCTCTCCGTTAATGAGACCTCTCAGGAGCCATTGCCCGAGGCCAAGGATGATATCAATTCCGCTCATTCTCTATCTGTTGAAGCTGCTTATATTAACCAAAACTTTTCCCAGCAGGTTTTGGTCAGAGATGGGAATAAGGTGACTTTTGATGAGCCTAATCCCTTTGCTAGCGAAGGGGAAGAGGTGGCTTCCGTTGGGTACCGATACAGGCGCTGGAAGCTTGATAACGATACCAATTTGGTGGTTAGGTGTGAGGTCCAAAGTTACATGGATGTTAATAATCAAAAGTCTTTCTTGACTTTGAATGCCTTGAATGAGTTTGATCCCAAGTACTCTGGTGTTGACTGGAGGAGGAAGTTGGATACCCAAAGGGGTGCGGTTTTGGCAACAGAGTTGAAGAACAATGCTAATAAGATAGCTAAGTGGACCGCACAAGCGATTTTGGCTAGTGCTGATATGATGAAATTGGGTTATGTGACCCGGGTTCATCCTCGTGATCATTTCAATCATGTTATATTGGCGGTTGTTGGGTATAAGCCAAGGGAGTTTGCAGGGCAGATTAATCTGAATACTTCGAATATGTGGGGCATAGTCAAGTCTATTGTGGATTTGTGTATGAAGTTGAATGAAGGAAAGTATGTTTTGGTCAAGGATCCACAGAAGCCACAGGTTAGGATTTATGAGGTTCCTGCTGATGCATTTGAGAATGATTATGTGGAAGAACCGCTGCCTGAGGACGAACAGGTTCAGCCTCCTGTGGAGAATGCTGCTGATGAAAATGGAGCTAAAGATGAAGTGGAAGCCAAAGAAGTCAAAGCTGAAGCTTAG